A section of the Sander vitreus isolate 19-12246 chromosome 19, sanVit1, whole genome shotgun sequence genome encodes:
- the batf2 gene encoding uncharacterized protein batf2 encodes MRARSSDDPGCRWTQTANRPASVLHGEDMSPLFMDTGQESNSSGSGSANGSNTAGSEREGEGQQTGNRGRKRQEKNRDAARKSRRKQTERADELHEELQCLESSNSALKKEIAALKKDFHLYTTTLEHHKPFCCLKDSTSSSSSTTCLLVSPKAKCRAGPSPPAAPSLSTSSTHSLGLQTRDCVGSTNLSSSTATPPTTTTLASPSGSSTELSTTSSSVTDPYSASFSAVPTPLTSRQTNVPPVCTSLVSNPAASISVTAAAQPQSGQSIINESSAMSSNAGFSPLHSGALDAFLMKPATFLTDSSNVVPPYSHLGVENTGLVAQGCSMDVPQLHPCQFSRNPIDSSPPTFQDPPLQSLSAPPPDSAFALEPSYSQQVTLNPVSLLSLLTVPSPLYVPQTTSSIFDGPLSQPLPSLPPLGDISRDLSLSELLEVNDWILNGNSHQ; translated from the exons ATGCGGGCGCGCAGCTCAGATGACCCGGGCTGCCGGTGGACACAGACAGCCAATCGGCCAGCCAGTGTGCTGCATGGGGAAGATATGTCTCCGCTATTCATGGACACGGGGCAGGAGTCCAACAGCTCTGGATCGGGGTCAGCTAACGGGAGCAACACCGCTGGATCC gagagagaaggagagggacaaCAGACGGGAAACCGAGGAAGGAAAAGACAAGAGAAGAACAGAGACGCTGCGAGAAAGAGCCGGAGAAAACAAACCGAGAGAGCGGACGAACTTCATGAG GAGCTCCAATGTCTGGAGTCTTCAAATTCAGCCCTTAAAAAGGAGATTGCCGCATTGAAAAAAGACTTCCACCTTTATACGACGACTCTGGAGCACCACAAGCCTTTTTGCTGCCTCAAAGACTCCACTTCCAGCTCCAGCTCTACAACCTGCCTCTTAGTTTCCCCCAAGGCCAAATGTCGGGCCGGCCCCAGCCCTCCTGCTGCCCCTTCACTCTCTACCTCCTCAACCCATAGCCTGGGTCTTCAAACCCGCGACTGTGTTGGAAGCACAAATCTCTCATCTTCAACTGCTACTCCTCCAACAACCACGACATTAGCCTCACCCAGCGGCTCATCTACTGAACTATCCACTACGTCCAGCTCTGTAACGGACCCTtactctgcctctttctctgctgTCCCGACTCCTCTCACGTCAAGGCAGACAAACGTTCCACCTGTCTGCACCAGCCTTGTTTCAAACCCTGCAGCCTCCATTTCTGTCACTGCAGCTGCTCAGCCTCAATCTGGGCAAAGCATCATCAATGAAAGCTCTGCAATGTCATCAAATGCTGGTTTCTCTCCACTTCATTCTGGTGCACTGGATGCCTTTCTAATGAAACCGGCCACTTTTTTAACTGATTCATCTAATGTAGTGCCCCCTTACTCACATTTAGGGGTAGAAAACACAGGTCTAGTAGCGCAAGGTTGTTCGATGGATGTGCCCCAACTTCATCCATGTCAGTTCAGCAGAAATCCAATCGATTCAAGTCCACCAACTTTTCAAGATCCTCCTCTTCAGTCCCTCTCAGCGCCGCCTCCTGACTCTGCTTTTGCCTTAGAGCCGAGTTATAGCCAACAGGTCACACTCAATCCTGTGTCTCTGCTTTCCCTGCTCACTGTCCCGAGTCCCCTTTATGTGCCTCAGACTACCTCCAGCATCTTTGATGGACCTCTCTCTCAACCTCTGCCCTCGCTGCCACCACTGGGGGATATCTCAAGAGATCTCTCCCTTTCTGAGCTCCTGGAGGTCAATGATTGGATACTAAATGGGAATAGTCACCAGTAG
- the arl2 gene encoding ADP-ribosylation factor-like protein 2: MGLLTILKKMKQKEREMRLLMLGLDNAGKTTILKKFNGEDVSTISPTLGFNIKTLEHRGFKLNIWDVGGQKSLRSYWRNYFESTDGLVWVVDSADRLRLEDCRQELSSLLLEERLAGATLLVFANKQDLPGALSKEAIREALALDEIKSHHWCIIGCSAVTGENLLAGVDWLLDDIAARIFTTD, from the exons ATGGGTTTGCTGACGATTTTAAAGAAGATGAAGCAAAAGGAGCGGGAGATGAGACTGCTCATGTT AGGTCTGGACAACGCGGGGAAGACGACCATCCTGAAGAAGTTTAATGGAGAAGATGTCAGCACCATCTCCCCAACGCTGGGCTTCAACATCAAAACATTGGAGCACAGAGG GTTTAAATTGAATATTTGGGATGTAGGGGGTCAGAAGTCACTGCGCTCCTACTGGAGGAACTACTTTGAGAGCACAGATGGGCTGGTGTGGGTGGTGGACAGCGCAGACAGACTCAGACTGGAGGACTGCAGGCAGGAGCTCAGCTCACTGTTGCTGGAggag AGGTTAGCTGGTGCAACACTGCTGGTGTTTGCCAACAAACAGGACTTACCAGGAGCCCTGTCAAAAGAGGCAATACGAGAG GCGCTGGCTCTGGATGAGATCAAAAGTCATCACTGGTGTATCATTGGATGTAGTGCAGTAACAGGAGAGAACTTATTAGCTGGAGTGGACTGGCTATTGGATGATATCGCTGCAAGGATCTTCACCAcggactga
- the LOC144534415 gene encoding uncharacterized protein LOC144534415 — protein sequence MTIGKNSRKSSARSSIRAPKFLDKSSGFYGRLDEPEAAAEGEKVRGKEVEETFNWTEDGNGEGGVASSPSPIEVRISGADEKEEVEAFDLNEGMMEDDGETLLQRKPSRRSSRWRRSSRRKQKEGRAEEDTAGDERPSLGTESPVDPHVLEDTKVMIEVNKMEEEDGKAGKGKEPTLVHFPVREDADDQVLIRDRKREERKMKREQEEGKKVIKRNTGKNYRKAFDQAFRRGWEAFITNIYSVTLTPVTSSSPPSSSPSPKKKQQSNFVLAEFL from the exons ATGACAATTGGCAAGAACTCCAGGAAAAGCTCTGCGCGGAGCTCCATCCGGGCCCCAAAGTTTCTGGACAAATCCAGTGGCTTCTACGGTCGCCTTGATGAGCCTGAGGCCGCTGCAGAAGGAGAGAAGGTGAGGGGAAAAGAAGTGGAGGAGACATTCAACTGGACAGAGGACGGCAACGGAGAGGGGGGAGTCGCAAGCAGCCCCAGCCCAATTGAGGTGCGCATTTCTGGGGCAGATGAGAAGGAAGAAGTCGAGGCGTTTGATCTCAATGAAGGGATGATGGAAGACGACGGGGAGACTCTCCTCCAGAGGAAACCCAGCCGTCGCAGCAGCCGCTGGAGAAGAAGCTCCAGGAGGAAGCAGAAGGAGGGGAGAGCCGAGGAGGACACAGCCGGGGATGAGAGGCCCAGCCTGGGCACAGAGAGTCCCGTTGACCCACACGTCCTGGAGGACACCAAGGTAATGATCGAAGTGAAtaagatggaggaagaggatgggAAGGCAGGAAAGGGGAAGGAGCCAACGCTTGTTCACTTCCCGGTTCGGGAGGATGCGGACGACCAGGTCCTGATCAGAGacaggaagagggaggagaggaagatgaagagggAGCAAGAGGAGGGGAAGAAGGTGATTAAGAGGAACACAGGGAAGAATTATCGCAAG GCCTTTGACCAAGCCTTTCGTCGCGGCTGGGAGGCCTTCATCACCAACATCTACAGCGTCACGCTCACACCTGTGACGTCATCCTCACCGCCATCTTCTTCACCTTCGCCAAAGAAGAAACAGCAATCCAACTTTGTGTTAGCTGAGTTTCTGTAG